From a single Hypomesus transpacificus isolate Combined female chromosome 14, fHypTra1, whole genome shotgun sequence genomic region:
- the prr5l gene encoding proline-rich protein 5-like isoform X1, producing the protein MIVAPEVLLLQNLCIMGSFRRPRPRFMSSPVLTDLARFHASSSAMQLSNASVWNSVQTAVIKVFEGGGLQANELYTLNESIRWLLKTELGSFITEYFQNQLLTKGLSHIKEKICLYEGDSQLIVLSEMWVRFFTEILPTLQAIFYPVQGQELTVRQMALLGFRDLVLLKIHLHDSLAHSTTTLPSPAITQMLLILQGIHESGSPSQEYYQLEKLVEIVISPYLGNVLHGSKGMCFQECCATYPRKAASRPEITITHHTSDSFTLAPLVEHEGEAYLEKLGGIRRHTVANAHSDIQLLSASGRMHSGMEEDRRGSGGSEMGNKCVMGCRPFSSDPDILESPLGGVLKQPRSSEMICPPPS; encoded by the exons ATGATTGTAGCTCCAGAAGTGCTGCT ACTCCAGAACTTGTGCATAATGGGATCATTTCGGCGACCTCGCCCTCGCTTCATGAGCTCTCCTGTGCTGACAGACCTTGCCCGCTTCCATGCCAGCTCATCCGCCATGCAGCTTTCCAATGCGAGTGTCTGGAACAG TGTCCAGACAGCTGTCATCAAGGTGtttgagggaggagggttgcAGGCAAATGAGCTTTACACTCTTAATGAGAGCATCAG GTGGCTCCTCAAAACAGAGCTGGGCTCATTTATCACAGAATATTTCCAG AATCAACTTTTGACAAAAGGCCTGTCACACATTAAGGAAAAAATATGCCTCTATGAGG GTGACAGCCAACTCATCGTTCTGTCTGAGATGTGGGTGAGATTCTTCACTGAGATATTGCCTACACTCCAGGCTATATTTTACCCTGTTCAG GGTCAGGAGCTGACCGTCAGGCAGATGGCCCTGTTAGGCTTCAGAGACCTGGTCCTCTTGAAGATCCACCTCCACGACTCACTGGCACACAGCACTACCACGTTGCCCTCCCCAGCCATCACTCAGATGCTGCTCATCCTACAG GGCATCCATGAATCAGGTAGTCCCAGTCAAGAGTATTACCAGTTAGAGAAACTGGTGGAGATTGTTATATCTCCTTACCTGGGGAATGTTCTTCACGGTAGTAAAGGCATGTGCTTCCAAG AATGCTGTGCAACGTACCCCAGGAAGGCAGCAAGCCGACCAGAGATCACCATAACCCACCACACCTCAGATTCGTTCACATTGGCTCCCCTGGTGGAGCATGAGGGGGAAGCCTACCTGGAGAAGCTGGGTGGAATACGACGCCACACGGTAGCCAACGCTCACTCGGACATCCAGCTGCTTTCAGCATCAGGCAGGATGCACTCTGGGATGGAGGAGGACCGCAGGGGCAGTGGGGGGAGCGAAATGGGAAACAAATGTGTCATGGGATGCAGACCGTTCTCCAGTGACCCTGACATCCTGGAGTCACCATTGGGAGGGGTTCTCAAGCAGCCAAGATCATCTGAAATGATTTGCCCTCCccccagctaa
- the prr5l gene encoding proline-rich protein 5-like isoform X2, producing MGSFRRPRPRFMSSPVLTDLARFHASSSAMQLSNASVWNSVQTAVIKVFEGGGLQANELYTLNESIRWLLKTELGSFITEYFQNQLLTKGLSHIKEKICLYEGDSQLIVLSEMWVRFFTEILPTLQAIFYPVQGQELTVRQMALLGFRDLVLLKIHLHDSLAHSTTTLPSPAITQMLLILQGIHESGSPSQEYYQLEKLVEIVISPYLGNVLHGSKGMCFQECCATYPRKAASRPEITITHHTSDSFTLAPLVEHEGEAYLEKLGGIRRHTVANAHSDIQLLSASGRMHSGMEEDRRGSGGSEMGNKCVMGCRPFSSDPDILESPLGGVLKQPRSSEMICPPPS from the exons ATGGGATCATTTCGGCGACCTCGCCCTCGCTTCATGAGCTCTCCTGTGCTGACAGACCTTGCCCGCTTCCATGCCAGCTCATCCGCCATGCAGCTTTCCAATGCGAGTGTCTGGAACAG TGTCCAGACAGCTGTCATCAAGGTGtttgagggaggagggttgcAGGCAAATGAGCTTTACACTCTTAATGAGAGCATCAG GTGGCTCCTCAAAACAGAGCTGGGCTCATTTATCACAGAATATTTCCAG AATCAACTTTTGACAAAAGGCCTGTCACACATTAAGGAAAAAATATGCCTCTATGAGG GTGACAGCCAACTCATCGTTCTGTCTGAGATGTGGGTGAGATTCTTCACTGAGATATTGCCTACACTCCAGGCTATATTTTACCCTGTTCAG GGTCAGGAGCTGACCGTCAGGCAGATGGCCCTGTTAGGCTTCAGAGACCTGGTCCTCTTGAAGATCCACCTCCACGACTCACTGGCACACAGCACTACCACGTTGCCCTCCCCAGCCATCACTCAGATGCTGCTCATCCTACAG GGCATCCATGAATCAGGTAGTCCCAGTCAAGAGTATTACCAGTTAGAGAAACTGGTGGAGATTGTTATATCTCCTTACCTGGGGAATGTTCTTCACGGTAGTAAAGGCATGTGCTTCCAAG AATGCTGTGCAACGTACCCCAGGAAGGCAGCAAGCCGACCAGAGATCACCATAACCCACCACACCTCAGATTCGTTCACATTGGCTCCCCTGGTGGAGCATGAGGGGGAAGCCTACCTGGAGAAGCTGGGTGGAATACGACGCCACACGGTAGCCAACGCTCACTCGGACATCCAGCTGCTTTCAGCATCAGGCAGGATGCACTCTGGGATGGAGGAGGACCGCAGGGGCAGTGGGGGGAGCGAAATGGGAAACAAATGTGTCATGGGATGCAGACCGTTCTCCAGTGACCCTGACATCCTGGAGTCACCATTGGGAGGGGTTCTCAAGCAGCCAAGATCATCTGAAATGATTTGCCCTCCccccagctaa
- the commd9 gene encoding COMM domain-containing protein 9: MAALLDEHFSSMQILLKAPSKDTVRQLCADSFSAGSLESMLLTENTAGILSVSASEAKQLLVALHTLSHHTLFHHLTSPEEVFALFPESFHPSLKNLITKIVLELSPTWRNDALSNQISLPHLVEMDWRVDMKTASDSVSRMAVPTCLVHMKIEDNLGDSDARSSVTVELSRETLDTMLDGLGRIRDQLSVVAAK, encoded by the exons ATGGCTGCTCTCTTGGACGAACATTTCTCCTCCATGCAAATTCTTCTGAAG GCTCCATCGAAGGACACAGTGCGGCAGCTATGTGCCGACAGTTTCTCTGCAGGATCTCTTGAGTCGATGTTGCTCACTGAAAACACGGCAGGAATTCTCTCCGTATCCGCAAGTGAGGCCAAACAG CTTCTCGTTGCCCTTCACACTCTATCTCACCACACCTTGTTCCACCACCTGACGTCACCTGAGGAAGTCTTTGCACTATTCCCAGAGTCtttccaccccagcctcaaGAACCTCATCACAAAGATTGTACTTGAACTCAG CCCCACATGGAGAAATGACGCTCTTTCTAATCAAA TCTCACTACCCCATCTTGTAGAGATGGACTGGAGAGTTGACATGAAGACAGCCTCTGACTCTGTGAGTCGTATGGCTGTTCCCACCTGTTTGGTGCATATGAAG ATCGAGGACAATCTTGGGGATAGTGACGCTCGCTCCTCAGTGACTGTGGAGTTGAGCAGGGAAACTCTGGACACAATGCTAGATGGACTGGGACGCATCAGGGACCAGCTGTCAGTGGTGGCTGCAAAATAA
- the LOC124476866 gene encoding L-fucose kinase isoform X1: MSKRCEFSWTVIVLTCQHKDSVYAFQRELQLRQQRGCIPKRTLLLTVSDPLQRLGSGGATFNALLVAAEHLSARAGYTVVTADVLDDAHILILHTGRDFPFDSCGRAFCWMAVENTSQIVQGPICCLDMLLDTLSNQLCPGSPPGVWVCSTDMILTIPSAHVMTWDDFTGVRVLALPGDAIYASNHGVYLADEQGRVCDIIYRGTKDKIHQATQPDGKVPLVSGPVFFSKDVSERLLQTYVTPPLDGCTYMGMDSGAPPLQISLFLDVLMCLCSNLTESDFINGERLGCSSPLGPQGAAVTSARAVLWKILRGIPLTMVYVPGGCYDYLTMSGQAHIDRLTKAGTVRDTLSHIENGQCVSQGGRVINCVLEGEVSVASRAVIQHCHLQGPIEVQSGCLLSGLKVTSSQARHLVLNSDIIIQGHHIKLGELNLTVYTVLGARDDLELSSEDSSASFLNQQWSHFFHRTGIQPEELWMSGDHRSLLEARLFPVFHPKGGAVDLEGGACWLLGGLGSLEQWRTAWKLSLKEVLSLTDQEAELGWREQLFFLAGRRRVTDMLKGRSDCSLLPSFRAMVLGGQQGELLSTLDGIAASSTGNLGVASRCLANIADVLGCLAGEGRGGLRSGPAANPAWGSAFSLLEQGDLPAGVQALATERCNWLSRPDLLVRAARHYEGAGQILLRQAVKSAQKFVSIGHGEAPPIGEWLEVECPARLDLAGGWSDTPPIAFEHGGSVVNVAVKVDGKRPIGARARRIKEPRLVLVSSSGGQDCGVATEIVCENLEDLKDHCQPNAPGALLKSVCVCSGLVTFPSPQSLQEQLLQRWGGGVEVHSWSLLPHGSGLGTSSILAGAVFAAVYRCTARTYDTDSLIHAVLHLEQMLTTGGGWQDQVGGLVGGVKLARSKACLPLRVEVERLPVSQDFLVLLNQHLLLVYTGKTRLARNLLQDVVRSWHSRLPMIVKNAEQLVENAEECACACTAGSLDRLGQCLDRSWQQKKVMAPGCEPAAVRTMMDALRPLVLGQSLAGAGGGGFLYLLTHQPLQGERVRQVLNNTPGLGDFSVHSVELDMDGISLLKPC, encoded by the exons ATGTCAAAGAGATGTGAATTTAGCTGGACGGTAATAGTTTTGACTTGTCAACACAAAGACAGCGTCTATGCTTTTCAAAGAG AGCTACAGTTGAGACAGCAGCGTGGATGTATTCCAAAACGGACATTGTTGCTCACTGTGTCAGACCCTCTGCAGCGCCTGGGGAGTGGAGGGGCTACTTTCAATGCACTCCTGGTGGCTGCTGAACATCTAAGCGCCAGAGCTGGATACACT GTTGTTACTGCAGACGTGCTTGATGATGCTCACATCCTCATCCTGCACACA GGGCGGGACTTTCCCTTCGATAGCTGTGGAAGAGCATTCTGTTGGATGGCTGTCGAAAACACATCTCAGATTGTACAAGGTCCTATCTGCTGTTTGGATATGTTGCTGGACACTCTCTCTAACCAG TTGTGTCCTGGTTCTCCTCCGGGTGTTTGGGTTTGCAGCACAGACATGATCCTGACCATTCCTTCTGCCCATG TGATGACATGGGATGATTTTACCGGTGTTAGAGTGTTGGCGCTTCCTGGAGATGCTATTTATGCCTCCAACCATGGAGTCTACCTCGCTGATGAACAG GGTCGAGTGTGTGATATCATCTACAGAGGAACAAAAGACAAAATTCACCAAGCCACACAACCGGATGGTAAGGTGCCTTTG GTTTCGGGGCCAGTTTTCTTCAGCAAGGATGTGTCCGAGCGACTGTTGCAGACTTACGTGACGCCTCCCCTGGATGGGTGCACCTACATGGGCATGGATTCTGGTGCTCCACCCCTTCAG ATTTCACTCTTCTTGGATGTGTTGATGTGTCTGTGCTCAAACCTGACAGAGTCAGACTTTATAAATGGAGAGAGGCTTGGCTGCAGTTCCCCCCTGGGGCCACAGGGGGCAGCGGTGACAAGCGCAAGAGCTGTACTGTGGAAGATACTGAGGGGAATCCCTCTTACAATGG TTTATGTTCCAGGAGGTTGCTATGACTACCTGACCATGTCAGGACAAGCGCATATAGATCGCCTGACTAAGGCGGGCACAGTGAGAGACACGCTTTCACACATAGAG AATGGCCAGTGTGTGAGTCAGGGCGGCAGGGTGATCAACTGTGTTCTAGAGGGGGAGGTCAGTGTAGCATCCAGGGCAGTGATCCAGCACTGTCACCTACAG GGCCCAATTGAAGTCCAATCTGGATGTTTACTATCAGGCCTCAAGGTGACTTCATCGCAAGCCCGTCATCTCGTCCTaaacagtgacatcatcattcAGGGACACCACATAAAGCTGGGAGAGTTAAACCTCACTGTTTACACTGTGCTTGGGGCTCGAGACGACCTGGAG TTATCCTCTGAGGACAGCTCGGCTTCCTTCCTAAACCAACAGTGGAGCCACTTCTTCCATCGCACTGGGATACA ACCGGAGGAGCTATGGATGTCCGGTGACCATCGCTCTCTGCTGGAGGCTCGTCTGTTCCCAGTCTTCCATCCCAAAGGGGGCGCTGTGGACCTAGAGGGGGGTGCCTGCTGGCTGCTGGGTGGCCTTGGGTCACTAGAGCAATGGAGAACGGCGTGGAAGCTGTCTCTCAAGGAGGTGCTGTCCCTGACCGACCAGGAAGCAGAGCTAGGCTGGAGGGAGCAGTTGTTTTTTCTGgccgggaggaggagggtgactgACATGCTGAAGGGTCGTAGTGACTGCAGTCTGCTGCCTAGCTTCAGGGCTATGGTGCTGGGAGGCCAACAGGGGGAGCTGCTGAGCACACTTGATGGCA TTGCAGCGAGCAGTACAGGGAACTTGGGAGTGGCTTCCAGGTGCCTGGCCAATATAGCGGATGTGCTAGGCTGTCTGGccggggagggcagggggggtctGAGGAGTGGGCCAGCTGCTAACCCTGCCTGGGGTTCTGCCTTCTCCCTCCTGGAACAAGGAGATTTGCCAGCTGGTGTCCAGGCCCTGGCCACCGAGAGATGTAACTGGCTGAGCAG GCCTGACCTGCTGGTACGAGCTGCACGCCACTATGAGGGAGCAGGACAGATACTTTTAAGGCAAGCTGTGAAGTCAGCCCAGAAATTTGTATCCATTGGTCATGGAGAGGCTCCACCCATTGGGGAGTGGCTGGAAGTGGAGTGTCCTGCCAGATTGGACCTTGCGG GTGGATGGAGCGACACTCCACCCATAGCCTTCGAGCATGGCGGTTCTGTGGTGAACGTGGCTGTGAAGGTCGATGGGAAACGTCCCATCGGTGCCAGGGCCCGTCGCATCAAAGAGCCACGCTTGGTGCTTGTCAGCTCCAGCGGAGGACAGGACTGTGGGGTTGCCACGGAGATTGTTTGCGAGAATCTGGAGGATTTAAAGGACCACTGCCAACCTAATGCCCCTG GTGCCCTGctaaagtcagtgtgtgtgtgcagtggccTGGTCACCTTCCCATCCCCCCAGTCCTTGCAAGAGCAGCTACTACAGCgctggggtgggggagtggAGGTCCACAGCTGGTCCCTGCTGCCTCACGGCTCAGGTCTAG GTACCAGTAGTATTCTGGCGGGAGCGGTGTTTGCAGCAGTGTATAGATGCACTGCTCGCACATACGACACTGACTCCCTCATTCACGCTGTGCTGCACCTGGAGCAGATGCTAACCACAG GTGGTGGCTGGCAAGACCAAGTTGGAGGTTTAGTTGGAGGAGTGAAGTTGGCGCGCTCCAAAGCATGCCTGCCACTCCGTGTGGAGGTAGAGCGTCTTCCTGTCTCCCAGGACTTCCTGGTTTTGCTGAACCAACATCTCCTATTGGTTTACACAGGCAAAACACGGTTAGCAAGAAACCTGCTGCAG GACGTGGTGCGGAGCTGGCACAGTCGTCTGCCCATGATAGTGAAGAATGCTGAGCAGTTGGTGGAGAATGCTGAAGAATGTGCTTGTGCATGTACAGCTG gctctCTAGACAGACTCGGGCAGTGCCTGGATCGCTCGTGGCAGCAGAAGAAGGTGATGGCACCTGGATGCGAGCCTGCTGCTGTTCGTACCATGATGGATGCCTTACGCCCCCTGGTGTTGGGGCAGAGCCTTGCGGGGGCGGGCGGAGGGggcttcctctacctcctcacCCACCAGCCTCTGCAAggcgagagagtgagacaggtccTCAACAATACCCCA GGTCTTGGAGACTTTAGTGTCCACTCAGTAGAGCTAGACATGGATGGGATATCACTGCTGAAGCCGTGCTGA
- the LOC124476866 gene encoding L-fucose kinase isoform X2, with protein MLFKEKSNIAGFPGFSNQELQLRQQRGCIPKRTLLLTVSDPLQRLGSGGATFNALLVAAEHLSARAGYTVVTADVLDDAHILILHTGRDFPFDSCGRAFCWMAVENTSQIVQGPICCLDMLLDTLSNQLCPGSPPGVWVCSTDMILTIPSAHVMTWDDFTGVRVLALPGDAIYASNHGVYLADEQGRVCDIIYRGTKDKIHQATQPDGKVPLVSGPVFFSKDVSERLLQTYVTPPLDGCTYMGMDSGAPPLQISLFLDVLMCLCSNLTESDFINGERLGCSSPLGPQGAAVTSARAVLWKILRGIPLTMVYVPGGCYDYLTMSGQAHIDRLTKAGTVRDTLSHIENGQCVSQGGRVINCVLEGEVSVASRAVIQHCHLQGPIEVQSGCLLSGLKVTSSQARHLVLNSDIIIQGHHIKLGELNLTVYTVLGARDDLELSSEDSSASFLNQQWSHFFHRTGIQPEELWMSGDHRSLLEARLFPVFHPKGGAVDLEGGACWLLGGLGSLEQWRTAWKLSLKEVLSLTDQEAELGWREQLFFLAGRRRVTDMLKGRSDCSLLPSFRAMVLGGQQGELLSTLDGIAASSTGNLGVASRCLANIADVLGCLAGEGRGGLRSGPAANPAWGSAFSLLEQGDLPAGVQALATERCNWLSRPDLLVRAARHYEGAGQILLRQAVKSAQKFVSIGHGEAPPIGEWLEVECPARLDLAGGWSDTPPIAFEHGGSVVNVAVKVDGKRPIGARARRIKEPRLVLVSSSGGQDCGVATEIVCENLEDLKDHCQPNAPGALLKSVCVCSGLVTFPSPQSLQEQLLQRWGGGVEVHSWSLLPHGSGLGTSSILAGAVFAAVYRCTARTYDTDSLIHAVLHLEQMLTTGGGWQDQVGGLVGGVKLARSKACLPLRVEVERLPVSQDFLVLLNQHLLLVYTGKTRLARNLLQDVVRSWHSRLPMIVKNAEQLVENAEECACACTAGSLDRLGQCLDRSWQQKKVMAPGCEPAAVRTMMDALRPLVLGQSLAGAGGGGFLYLLTHQPLQGERVRQVLNNTPGLGDFSVHSVELDMDGISLLKPC; from the exons ATGCTTTTCAAAGAG AAGTCCAACATCGCTGGATTTCCTGGTTTTTCAAACCAAG AGCTACAGTTGAGACAGCAGCGTGGATGTATTCCAAAACGGACATTGTTGCTCACTGTGTCAGACCCTCTGCAGCGCCTGGGGAGTGGAGGGGCTACTTTCAATGCACTCCTGGTGGCTGCTGAACATCTAAGCGCCAGAGCTGGATACACT GTTGTTACTGCAGACGTGCTTGATGATGCTCACATCCTCATCCTGCACACA GGGCGGGACTTTCCCTTCGATAGCTGTGGAAGAGCATTCTGTTGGATGGCTGTCGAAAACACATCTCAGATTGTACAAGGTCCTATCTGCTGTTTGGATATGTTGCTGGACACTCTCTCTAACCAG TTGTGTCCTGGTTCTCCTCCGGGTGTTTGGGTTTGCAGCACAGACATGATCCTGACCATTCCTTCTGCCCATG TGATGACATGGGATGATTTTACCGGTGTTAGAGTGTTGGCGCTTCCTGGAGATGCTATTTATGCCTCCAACCATGGAGTCTACCTCGCTGATGAACAG GGTCGAGTGTGTGATATCATCTACAGAGGAACAAAAGACAAAATTCACCAAGCCACACAACCGGATGGTAAGGTGCCTTTG GTTTCGGGGCCAGTTTTCTTCAGCAAGGATGTGTCCGAGCGACTGTTGCAGACTTACGTGACGCCTCCCCTGGATGGGTGCACCTACATGGGCATGGATTCTGGTGCTCCACCCCTTCAG ATTTCACTCTTCTTGGATGTGTTGATGTGTCTGTGCTCAAACCTGACAGAGTCAGACTTTATAAATGGAGAGAGGCTTGGCTGCAGTTCCCCCCTGGGGCCACAGGGGGCAGCGGTGACAAGCGCAAGAGCTGTACTGTGGAAGATACTGAGGGGAATCCCTCTTACAATGG TTTATGTTCCAGGAGGTTGCTATGACTACCTGACCATGTCAGGACAAGCGCATATAGATCGCCTGACTAAGGCGGGCACAGTGAGAGACACGCTTTCACACATAGAG AATGGCCAGTGTGTGAGTCAGGGCGGCAGGGTGATCAACTGTGTTCTAGAGGGGGAGGTCAGTGTAGCATCCAGGGCAGTGATCCAGCACTGTCACCTACAG GGCCCAATTGAAGTCCAATCTGGATGTTTACTATCAGGCCTCAAGGTGACTTCATCGCAAGCCCGTCATCTCGTCCTaaacagtgacatcatcattcAGGGACACCACATAAAGCTGGGAGAGTTAAACCTCACTGTTTACACTGTGCTTGGGGCTCGAGACGACCTGGAG TTATCCTCTGAGGACAGCTCGGCTTCCTTCCTAAACCAACAGTGGAGCCACTTCTTCCATCGCACTGGGATACA ACCGGAGGAGCTATGGATGTCCGGTGACCATCGCTCTCTGCTGGAGGCTCGTCTGTTCCCAGTCTTCCATCCCAAAGGGGGCGCTGTGGACCTAGAGGGGGGTGCCTGCTGGCTGCTGGGTGGCCTTGGGTCACTAGAGCAATGGAGAACGGCGTGGAAGCTGTCTCTCAAGGAGGTGCTGTCCCTGACCGACCAGGAAGCAGAGCTAGGCTGGAGGGAGCAGTTGTTTTTTCTGgccgggaggaggagggtgactgACATGCTGAAGGGTCGTAGTGACTGCAGTCTGCTGCCTAGCTTCAGGGCTATGGTGCTGGGAGGCCAACAGGGGGAGCTGCTGAGCACACTTGATGGCA TTGCAGCGAGCAGTACAGGGAACTTGGGAGTGGCTTCCAGGTGCCTGGCCAATATAGCGGATGTGCTAGGCTGTCTGGccggggagggcagggggggtctGAGGAGTGGGCCAGCTGCTAACCCTGCCTGGGGTTCTGCCTTCTCCCTCCTGGAACAAGGAGATTTGCCAGCTGGTGTCCAGGCCCTGGCCACCGAGAGATGTAACTGGCTGAGCAG GCCTGACCTGCTGGTACGAGCTGCACGCCACTATGAGGGAGCAGGACAGATACTTTTAAGGCAAGCTGTGAAGTCAGCCCAGAAATTTGTATCCATTGGTCATGGAGAGGCTCCACCCATTGGGGAGTGGCTGGAAGTGGAGTGTCCTGCCAGATTGGACCTTGCGG GTGGATGGAGCGACACTCCACCCATAGCCTTCGAGCATGGCGGTTCTGTGGTGAACGTGGCTGTGAAGGTCGATGGGAAACGTCCCATCGGTGCCAGGGCCCGTCGCATCAAAGAGCCACGCTTGGTGCTTGTCAGCTCCAGCGGAGGACAGGACTGTGGGGTTGCCACGGAGATTGTTTGCGAGAATCTGGAGGATTTAAAGGACCACTGCCAACCTAATGCCCCTG GTGCCCTGctaaagtcagtgtgtgtgtgcagtggccTGGTCACCTTCCCATCCCCCCAGTCCTTGCAAGAGCAGCTACTACAGCgctggggtgggggagtggAGGTCCACAGCTGGTCCCTGCTGCCTCACGGCTCAGGTCTAG GTACCAGTAGTATTCTGGCGGGAGCGGTGTTTGCAGCAGTGTATAGATGCACTGCTCGCACATACGACACTGACTCCCTCATTCACGCTGTGCTGCACCTGGAGCAGATGCTAACCACAG GTGGTGGCTGGCAAGACCAAGTTGGAGGTTTAGTTGGAGGAGTGAAGTTGGCGCGCTCCAAAGCATGCCTGCCACTCCGTGTGGAGGTAGAGCGTCTTCCTGTCTCCCAGGACTTCCTGGTTTTGCTGAACCAACATCTCCTATTGGTTTACACAGGCAAAACACGGTTAGCAAGAAACCTGCTGCAG GACGTGGTGCGGAGCTGGCACAGTCGTCTGCCCATGATAGTGAAGAATGCTGAGCAGTTGGTGGAGAATGCTGAAGAATGTGCTTGTGCATGTACAGCTG gctctCTAGACAGACTCGGGCAGTGCCTGGATCGCTCGTGGCAGCAGAAGAAGGTGATGGCACCTGGATGCGAGCCTGCTGCTGTTCGTACCATGATGGATGCCTTACGCCCCCTGGTGTTGGGGCAGAGCCTTGCGGGGGCGGGCGGAGGGggcttcctctacctcctcacCCACCAGCCTCTGCAAggcgagagagtgagacaggtccTCAACAATACCCCA GGTCTTGGAGACTTTAGTGTCCACTCAGTAGAGCTAGACATGGATGGGATATCACTGCTGAAGCCGTGCTGA